A genomic window from Luteolibacter sp. LG18 includes:
- a CDS encoding autotransporter-associated beta strand repeat-containing protein: MHQTRRIPLTAVGLLLTAPLTVHAKTWTGTTSAAWNVDTNWLEGTQPASGEAVTFDSNSTANLSNTLEGAFTVSGVSVASPTGKVTIANGTGGTLAIGASGIDLSAATQDLAFSFTANSLVSFGADQTFNVAASRTLSFTGTANNRTFGLGSRTLTKTGTGSLTFGPGVSLASGTFDLQGGTTTLTAGNNISTTTASTVSYKVGSGATLALIWNSGTLTSASPITLNGGAIATSGGSSPVLSGQITGTGGTITATQSSTGTITDTFSGGFSGSGTFDLKCHLTSSTTHAFVFSGNNSGFSGTFNLNGTTGTRTVRLTNANAGSTTATWNVQAGNTLQVNNVSVGLGNLSILSGGTGTFLTGSTVAFGATKTVLVDAQATTTNTTLTVAGTVNHAGAFTAGRASVVNLNSGAAWNHSGDFTVAGNGGFGANTTVNTGATLTYTGANTIKLNPGTSSNGTLTVNGGTLSTLAPFQSTVASTTPGAFNGVVVLQNAGTLKLGADVADVTTAPTGTATKVLFQLGTGGGTIDTNGFTATVSQNITGAGALTKAGTGTLFLTGTNTYTGDTTVSAGTLSLGTASLANASKVNLAATATLDLTHAATDTIDQLFIDGVQQVAGIWGSPTSGAAHTSPRITGTGLLNVATGPPGYASWAAGKGLTTGVNDGFADDPDGDGRINLAEFALDGSPLSGASTGKVVGKVATLTISSVSQTVQTLTLPVRGTPAFSGNPQLVSEAVDGVIYQIESAVDLVHWNLVPVQEVPSADASTFQGTLNLPALSTGWTYRTFYVPSSDPASNSALFIRAKLSSTP; this comes from the coding sequence ATGCATCAGACCCGCAGAATCCCCCTCACCGCCGTCGGCCTGCTCCTGACGGCACCCCTCACCGTTCACGCGAAAACGTGGACCGGCACCACTTCCGCCGCTTGGAACGTGGACACCAACTGGCTGGAAGGAACGCAACCCGCGTCCGGAGAAGCCGTCACCTTTGATTCCAATTCGACCGCGAACCTCTCCAACACCTTGGAAGGCGCGTTCACCGTCTCCGGTGTCTCCGTGGCCAGCCCCACCGGAAAGGTCACCATCGCCAATGGCACCGGAGGCACCCTTGCCATCGGCGCCAGCGGAATCGACCTAAGCGCCGCCACCCAGGATCTGGCGTTCAGCTTCACCGCGAACAGCCTGGTGTCCTTCGGGGCCGACCAGACCTTCAACGTCGCCGCGTCCCGGACGCTCTCGTTCACCGGCACCGCCAACAACCGCACCTTCGGCCTCGGCTCGCGCACGCTCACCAAGACCGGCACCGGCTCGCTGACCTTCGGCCCGGGCGTGAGCCTCGCCAGCGGCACCTTCGATCTCCAAGGCGGCACCACCACCCTTACCGCAGGGAACAACATCAGCACCACCACCGCCTCCACCGTATCCTACAAGGTGGGCAGCGGCGCGACCCTCGCCCTCATCTGGAACTCCGGCACGCTGACCTCCGCCAGTCCGATCACGCTGAATGGCGGGGCGATCGCCACCAGCGGCGGTTCCAGCCCGGTGCTCTCCGGCCAGATCACCGGCACCGGCGGCACCATCACCGCCACCCAAAGCTCCACCGGCACGATCACGGACACGTTTTCCGGCGGCTTCAGCGGCTCGGGCACCTTCGACCTGAAGTGCCACCTGACCAGCAGCACCACCCACGCGTTCGTCTTCTCCGGAAACAACAGCGGCTTCAGCGGCACCTTCAACCTCAACGGAACCACCGGCACCCGCACGGTGCGGCTCACCAACGCCAACGCGGGCAGCACCACCGCCACCTGGAACGTCCAGGCCGGAAACACCCTGCAGGTGAACAATGTCTCGGTGGGCCTCGGCAATCTCAGCATCCTTTCCGGCGGAACGGGCACGTTCCTCACCGGCAGCACCGTCGCCTTCGGCGCGACCAAGACCGTGCTGGTGGACGCCCAGGCCACCACCACCAACACCACGCTGACCGTGGCGGGCACGGTCAATCACGCCGGTGCCTTCACCGCTGGCCGGGCTTCCGTGGTGAATCTGAACTCCGGCGCGGCCTGGAACCATTCCGGGGATTTCACGGTCGCAGGAAACGGCGGCTTCGGGGCCAACACCACCGTGAACACCGGGGCTACCCTGACCTACACGGGAGCTAACACGATCAAGCTCAACCCCGGCACCTCCAGCAACGGCACGCTCACGGTGAACGGTGGAACACTTTCCACCCTCGCTCCCTTCCAGAGCACCGTGGCCTCGACCACCCCGGGCGCTTTCAATGGCGTGGTGGTGCTCCAGAACGCCGGCACGCTGAAACTCGGAGCGGACGTCGCGGACGTGACCACCGCTCCCACCGGCACCGCCACCAAGGTGCTCTTCCAGCTCGGCACCGGTGGCGGCACGATCGATACCAACGGGTTCACCGCCACCGTCAGCCAGAACATCACCGGCGCGGGCGCGCTCACCAAGGCGGGCACCGGCACCCTCTTCCTCACCGGCACCAACACCTACACCGGGGACACCACGGTGAGCGCCGGCACGCTGTCGCTCGGCACGGCCTCGCTGGCCAATGCCTCCAAGGTCAACCTCGCCGCCACGGCCACGCTCGACCTCACTCACGCCGCCACGGACACCATCGACCAGCTCTTCATCGATGGTGTCCAGCAGGTCGCGGGCATCTGGGGCAGCCCCACCTCCGGCGCGGCCCACACGTCACCGCGCATCACCGGCACCGGCCTGCTCAATGTCGCCACCGGCCCTCCGGGCTACGCTTCATGGGCGGCGGGCAAAGGGCTGACGACCGGTGTCAACGACGGCTTCGCGGACGATCCGGACGGCGACGGCCGGATCAACCTCGCGGAGTTCGCGCTCGATGGCTCGCCGCTTTCGGGAGCGTCCACCGGCAAGGTCGTGGGCAAGGTCGCCACGCTGACCATTTCGTCCGTTTCCCAAACGGTGCAAACCCTCACCCTCCCCGTGCGTGGCACTCCGGCCTTCAGCGGCAACCCGCAACTCGTGTCCGAAGCCGTCGATGGCGTGATCTACCAGATCGAGTCGGCGGTGGATCTCGTCCACTGGAACCTCGTTCCCGTGCAAGAAGTTCCCTCCGCGGATGCCTCCACCTTCCAAGGCACCTTGAATCTACCGGCGCTTTCCACCGGTTGGACCTACCGCACGTTCTACGTGCCCTCGTCCGACCCCGCTTCCAACTCCGCGCTCTTCATCCGAGCCAAGCTCAGCAGCACGCCCTGA